The Candidatus Micrarchaeia archaeon DNA window AACGACAACGGGTTCAGGAAGCAGAATCGGGTAAAAGTTTATACTACTCAGGAATTAATCGCGATTCTTAAGCTGGACTAGCATTTATTCCCCAATCACTTTAACCAGAACTCTTTTCTTTCTCTGCCCGTCGAATTCGCAATAGAAAATCTGCTCCCAGGGCCCCAAATCCAGCTTTCCATCTGTTATGGGCATAACCACCTGGTGGCCCATGAGCTGCCTCCATATGTGCGAAGCAGCATTGTCCTCGCCAACGTTATGCGCGTATTGCGCGTGGTACGGAACAAGGCGCTCCAGAGTGCGCTTGAAATCAGAAATCAATCCGCTCTCATCA harbors:
- a CDS encoding secondary thiamine-phosphate synthase enzyme YjbQ yields the protein MRAKTEYLEFHTKERIEFVRITEKVEKIVEASKVKEGLVLVNPMHITAAVIVNDDESGLISDFKRTLERLVPYHAQYAHNVGEDNAASHIWRQLMGHQVVMPITDGKLDLGPWEQIFYCEFDGQRKKRVLVKVIGE